The genomic DNA TCGAGGTGCACGAGCACCCGGTATCGGTCGCGCCGACTGGCGGAGGATCGCCCCGCGACAGCTTCGACGCACAGGGCCGTCAGCGCGTCGGCGAGGGTGGGTTGATAGGGCATCCCCTCAACATGTCGCAGCGACGCCGTCAGATCATCGCCCCCGCAGAAGCCTGGACGTGGGACCTCGGGGCACCACTCGGCCCATGCTGGGCTTCCTGCCTCGTTCGCGCGCTGGGCTCGCACTCGGCCAGCACCTTCGGCGGGCCACTCTCCTGGAGCCGGACTCCCCGTCCGATCGGCCGAATCGTCGTCAATCTTGCCCGCGCAGACGTCGCCGACACCAGCATCTGAGGCGCCGTGGTCACCGACATCCCCGTGCGTTGGGGGGCCGTCCGCGGTCGGCTCACTCCCGGAACGCGCTGACGTGGCGAGGTTCGCGCCAAGGTCGGCACGCCCAACACGCGCGCCAGGGCCGAATTCGCCGGCGCCGCAGGCGCACTGGGTCTCGTCGACCCGCGCGCAAGAGCCGAAACCACCGGTGCCGCGAGCGCGATCGGTCTTGTGGGCCTGCTGGCCACCGTGGATCTGGTCGGCCTCGTCGGCATGGTCGGCATGATCGGGGCGAAGATGGAAGAGCCGGTCCTTGCCCTCGCGCAGGGCGGCCTCCACCAGCGCGCCGATGTGGGCCGGCGCGTCGTAGCGCAACCGGAAGCGACCATCCTCGTCCAGGCCCATCTGAAGCCGAGGAGGTGCGTCCGGCTCGCGGGATCCCGCCCCGGCGCCCTCGCCGTGCGCGAACGTCGCCGGTGATGCTGCTGCCTCGGACGACCCCACCGCGTCAGCACCAACCGTATCTCTCTCCCGATTTTCCATATCTATGCGATCGGTCGGTGCCGCGAGTGGCTCGCTGGCTTCAATTGCTTCAGTCGCTTCGCTCGCATCAGTGGCCCCCTTTGCTTCACTGGCCGCCCCCTGGGTGTCCGGCTGCGTGCGCACCGGCGGGGCGGTGGCCTCGGAGCGCAACCCCATGGCGGCGCCGGAGTGTGATCCCGTGTCGCTCGCACCGGGCGGGCAGGGCGCTTCGTCTGCAGGGAACGGGTAGCGCGCCGTGGCGCGCACGATCTGGGGCACGGTCGCGTGGAGCGCCAGCGAAGCCACGGCCTCTTCGTAGGCTGAAGGAACCCGCCTGGCAATCGCCAGGACCTGCTCCATCGACAGCTGGCCGGCACCGAAGTGCCTCATCGTCGCGGGCAGTTCGTCACGCCGACGAGCCACCAGTGTGACCTGCCGAGCCCGGCCCCGATCGAGTCCCACGCGCAGCATCAGCCAATGCTCGACGGACTTGATACCCACGCCGAACCACGCTTTGCTGGAGATCGCGTCGGCCGTCAGTCCAACGAGCTGCGCATGCCAACGATTCAGTTCGCCGGCGAGCTGTGCCGCGCGCGACTCCGCCTCTAAGCAAACGGACTCAGGGCAGGCCACTCCCGGCGGGGTCTCCCGTATCGAGGTGGCCGCCATGCGTCTAGAACAGCACTGCTGTACGACTCCTGCCATCTCTTATAGCAACTTTTTTCGAC from Austwickia sp. includes the following:
- a CDS encoding DUF222 domain-containing protein, whose translation is MAATSIRETPPGVACPESVCLEAESRAAQLAGELNRWHAQLVGLTADAISSKAWFGVGIKSVEHWLMLRVGLDRGRARQVTLVARRRDELPATMRHFGAGQLSMEQVLAIARRVPSAYEEAVASLALHATVPQIVRATARYPFPADEAPCPPGASDTGSHSGAAMGLRSEATAPPVRTQPDTQGAASEAKGATDASEATEAIEASEPLAAPTDRIDMENRERDTVGADAVGSSEAAASPATFAHGEGAGAGSREPDAPPRLQMGLDEDGRFRLRYDAPAHIGALVEAALREGKDRLFHLRPDHADHADEADQIHGGQQAHKTDRARGTGGFGSCARVDETQCACGAGEFGPGARVGRADLGANLATSARSGSEPTADGPPTHGDVGDHGASDAGVGDVCAGKIDDDSADRTGSPAPGEWPAEGAGRVRAQRANEAGSPAWAEWCPEVPRPGFCGGDDLTASLRHVEGMPYQPTLADALTALCVEAVAGRSSASRRDRYRVLVHLDTEGAWLNAGPRLPGPARDALTCDGVLTPVWETQGAPTNLGRSQRIVPHRVKALIADRDRGCRAPGCPQADSSSGHVEAHHIVHWLDGGRTDLDNLVSLCPFHHDRHHEGHFAISGNPNLPDGGPGGLQFLTRGGCPITASPPAPAPSPLGLTGLTGVPVLPGALGVAGVAGVPGFNGVRGADVDLAGVPYDGPSGYPLDRSAVYFWPRHDPDTDTAA